The following DNA comes from Rhineura floridana isolate rRhiFlo1 chromosome 18, rRhiFlo1.hap2, whole genome shotgun sequence.
GTTGTTGTCAGTCAGGAGGATTTGCAGCTGCAAGAGCGAAGTGATTCAGAGGAGCGAAAGAAGCATGCATCTGTTATCAAAAGTTGGGGAAATGCCATTCCGTAGCCCGCCTCATTAGgaggcctgtgatgttcctatattaatgtatatatggtaagtgtcggttgtttagaagatacatggtaagtggagtgaaagaggagggggagtgaatgggcagtagaatgcgagatgattggctgagtgtttaaaatggctgaatgtataaaaggaggagtgagagtggaatctgggggggagaagagaaagagtggattgcttggtggggtttagagagttgtttaccaggagagcgtggagaaggaggggggtggagttcagattagtattgagtaaaaccatatgcttatgtgccttaagaagaaatcttgttaatcttgttagctttgttatctgtaataaatacttaatttggtttaccaaaggcctgatccttggctggggtttcacagaccagaagggagggtaaggtaatgaccaaggctgaaggggaactgtaacaaatggtggcagcggtgaagagaataacaataccagtattcagagtctctgggaatactagtattaggacgtgactggtggttgcctagcagggggatctgttgagatctgtgctagagcggggagagaaaaaataaaataaaggacagtctggactggtggagtccctggtggtgcctagagacaggcagtaaccacgagcaggtaggaacctgacagggagagccagggaagggcgccacAAGGCCTACTGCAGATCTGACGGCATGAAAGGAGGGGGGGGTTACCTTTGCATCCCATGCCACTCACTGACCCGATCCGGTCCAGTCTCCTTCCGAAACAGCCAGATTCCCTCATGCTCTTTGTAGTCTGAAGCCCCCTCATGCGCTTAAGCAAGGAGCTCCTGTCGGAGTGGAAGGGCACGGACTCGACCCCCATCTCAAGCCGCTGGCTGTTGCTGCCATCCGGGAACTCTGACAGACTCTCCCTTTGGCTTTCAGGCTCATCGAGGTCAGGGTTGTTTTGCAGATCTTCCATCAAGGAGATTTTTTCCTCTAACCTCTCCAGGAGGGTCTAGAATGGAAAGTGAACGCATCGTTAGTCTGATTTGGGACAGGCAAATCTGCCCGTTTCATGTCCTTGacatttcacatcagtttgtgatttttaaaaaaaaaagtccttgtgaaaattcagcaACATAGTGCGAATTTCTCTGAATATATATACCTTTTTCTGTACAATTTTGtccaataaaatgcattttttgcCAGGCAGTTTCCTCTAATAGAATGCACTTTGGCATGCTCTGTTCATGAACGCACGTGTTTTTAATGCATACTTCACCCAATActgtgtatacatttttgtacacgttgttTGGCTTGAGAAATATatggcaaaatttggaaaaatgcacatttcgaaggatggctgtgctttggttgcaTCTTGCTTCGGAAAGTTAGATTTTGATAGGTTTGCCTTGAAaggcaaattgaattgaatttctcccccatctccagtCATATGTGGCCCTGGATTTCTTCCAAACCCTGTCCTCTAGCTAATATTTtgcctttctgtctctctcagtGATTCCAGTCCTGAATTTTCGACCCTGAACTTAATGGCCTATGCCCCCAACCTTTAAATGCCCATGTTTCTCTACACACACACGTATGCAGAGCCATTCCTTGCTTTAAAACTGCCCCTTAGCTCCCGATACGTTAGAACAAAAATCAAACTGTACCAaccatgtttctttttttaaaaaggagtgatagtctgagcatgtgcagtttttcgtgaatatgacccaacagtgtgatgtggctgcaaaaaaggcaaacgctattttaggctgcattaacaaaagtatagtttccaaatcgcgtgaagtattcgTTCCCCTGTATTcggcactgcttaggcctcatcttgagtactgcatccagttctggacaccgtaaTTTTAGGATGCcaacaaactggaagaggttcagaggagggcaacaaggatgatcaggagtctggaaacaaagccttatgaggactgaaagaactgggcatgtttagccttgagaggagaagactgaggggagatatgatagcagttttcaagtacttgaaaggttgacccacagaggagtgccaggatctcttttcgatcaccctagagtgcaggacacggaataatgggctcaagttagaggaagccagatttcaactgaacgtcaggaaaaacctcctaactgttagagtggtaggacaatggaactgattacctagggaggcggtgggtcctccaacactggaggccttcaagaggcagctggacagctgcctgttggggatgctttaatttggatttctgcct
Coding sequences within:
- the LOC133372842 gene encoding natriuretic peptides A-like — translated: MDAKGSLFISFSVLFLFSFFQRSAAHPIDSLSPAKELASMETLLERLEEKISLMEDLQNNPDLDEPESQRESLSEFPDGSNSQRLEMGVESVPFHSDRSSLLKRMRGLQTTKSMRESGCFGRRLDRIGSVSGMGCKGTRRI